Proteins found in one Paenibacillus sp. FSL R10-2782 genomic segment:
- a CDS encoding MarR family transcriptional regulator, whose product MIDYRTLVTQQSMHLYSVFGKSFKSVNEHAVAGIKTVGFNPTAFAVMEVLYHKGAQPIQQIGAKLLLQSGNVTYVIDKLESRGYLHRHPCDQDRRIIYAELTDEGQRVMDEIYPDYTRQIERAFSGISETERDQLIGLLKKLGRSADNLSPYHK is encoded by the coding sequence ATGATAGATTACCGGACACTGGTGACACAGCAATCTATGCATTTGTATAGCGTGTTTGGCAAGTCATTCAAAAGTGTAAACGAGCATGCGGTTGCTGGCATCAAAACGGTGGGCTTTAACCCAACGGCCTTCGCCGTAATGGAAGTTTTATATCACAAGGGCGCGCAGCCGATCCAGCAAATTGGAGCCAAGCTGCTACTGCAAAGCGGAAATGTCACCTATGTTATCGACAAGCTGGAGAGCCGCGGTTATTTGCACCGTCACCCGTGCGACCAGGATCGTCGGATTATATATGCGGAATTGACGGACGAGGGACAACGCGTCATGGACGAAATTTACCCAGACTATACACGTCAGATTGAACGTGCTTTTAGCGGAATCAGCGAAACCGAAAGAGATCAGCTTATCGGATTGCTCAAAAAGCTAGGCCGTAGCGCTGACAACCTGTCACCCTATCACAAATAG